From a single Streptomyces sp. 2114.4 genomic region:
- the ssb gene encoding single-stranded DNA-binding protein encodes MSLPQLSGIARLIEDPELRFSASGSAVVKVRLAFNSRKKDQSGQWVDDATFFVRGTAFGQAAENVAASLQRGMEVMVVGRMKTESWEKNGEKRSEAALLVDSIGPSLRFATAQVEKSGGQGQDRQEFQQARQAPGSASVEDPWASSASGQSQAGGWNDDPPF; translated from the coding sequence ATGTCCCTGCCCCAGTTGAGCGGCATTGCCCGACTCATCGAAGATCCGGAACTTAGGTTCAGCGCCTCGGGAAGCGCGGTCGTGAAGGTCCGCCTGGCGTTCAACTCCCGGAAGAAGGATCAGTCTGGCCAGTGGGTCGACGACGCGACGTTCTTCGTGCGTGGCACGGCGTTCGGCCAGGCCGCGGAGAACGTTGCCGCCTCGTTGCAGCGCGGGATGGAGGTGATGGTGGTCGGCCGGATGAAGACGGAGTCGTGGGAGAAGAACGGCGAGAAGCGTTCGGAGGCTGCCTTGTTGGTGGACAGCATCGGTCCGTCGCTGCGGTTCGCCACTGCGCAGGTGGAGAAGTCGGGCGGCCAGGGCCAGGACCGGCAGGAGTTCCAGCAGGCGCGGCAGGCGCCGGGTTCGGCGAGCGTTGAGGATCCGTGGGCGTCGTCGGCGTCTGGTCAGTCGCAGGCCGGCGGCTGGAACGACGATCCGCCGTTCTAG
- a CDS encoding ATP-dependent DNA ligase yields the protein MPLRLPATVALAEAATDLPSGPGWAYEPKFDGHRVIVARPQEGRARLQAGRSHRSVTAHFPDLAQAAEQLPPGTVLDGEAVIYQEGHVDFTAVQQRALSSPLRARLLASQLPASYAAFDALAVEGEDLRARPYEERRERLLAVLGPLGPPLQAVPSTTDRGEALEWLEALRGQGIEGIVAKRTSGRYAAGRRAWVKVRHARAQDAVAVGFTGAASRPKRAVVDVGGGRLLLSTPLDVALSGLLAQALEVAGDAVGGVEWMRDGTQFHVLRQVMPVEVEVGTTRHRHVTVRRLRPDLG from the coding sequence ATGCCACTCCGACTGCCCGCGACCGTCGCCCTCGCCGAAGCCGCCACCGACCTACCGTCCGGGCCCGGCTGGGCATACGAGCCGAAGTTCGACGGGCACCGCGTCATCGTGGCCCGCCCCCAGGAAGGCCGCGCACGACTCCAGGCCGGCCGCTCCCACCGCTCAGTGACCGCCCACTTCCCCGACCTCGCACAGGCCGCCGAGCAGCTACCGCCGGGCACGGTCCTCGACGGGGAGGCCGTCATCTACCAGGAAGGCCACGTGGACTTCACCGCGGTGCAGCAGCGGGCCCTGTCGTCACCGCTGCGGGCCCGGCTTCTGGCCTCGCAACTGCCCGCCTCGTACGCGGCGTTCGATGCTCTGGCGGTGGAGGGTGAGGATTTGCGGGCGCGGCCGTACGAGGAGCGCCGCGAACGGCTCCTGGCTGTCCTGGGGCCACTGGGGCCGCCCCTCCAGGCCGTGCCGTCCACCACCGACCGGGGCGAGGCCCTGGAGTGGCTGGAGGCCCTGCGCGGGCAGGGCATTGAGGGGATCGTCGCGAAGCGGACCAGCGGACGGTATGCGGCGGGCCGGCGGGCGTGGGTGAAGGTCCGGCACGCGCGGGCGCAGGACGCGGTGGCCGTCGGCTTCACCGGTGCGGCGTCCCGGCCGAAGCGCGCCGTCGTGGATGTGGGAGGCGGCCGGCTGTTGCTGTCGACGCCGCTGGATGTGGCGTTGTCGGGGCTGCTGGCGCAGGCCCTGGAGGTCGCAGGTGACGCGGTGGGCGGGGTGGAGTGGATGCGGGATGGGACGCAGTTTCATGTGCTGCGGCAGGTGATGCCGGTGGAGGTGGAGGTGGGGACGACGCGGCATCGGCATGTCACGGT
- a CDS encoding helix-turn-helix domain-containing protein, with translation MDSTALAGLLEARRALIDPATVPGIQVAQNPGRRAAGRGLTQSHVDQMAGYDNNTYNRLINGKIHNPSFKLLRAYANALRLTEQEWVAMCRYARGDDPNSRLHPRSGLEVPGMWKDVIDGSRHMAYITDQSYNLLAHNEPFVSLFAHQQPPPNMMEWMLLSDEARTTLTGWKTVWTPYVLPQLRGARAILPDDETLARIEDAVIKDTECGPLYEERSTAQVHPDGQERPLLHPTLGPCWVQICAAEPLSSPNARVMFVKLNPGADPSQIRRPYLRAAA, from the coding sequence TTGGACAGCACCGCGCTCGCCGGCCTACTCGAGGCCCGCCGTGCCCTCATAGACCCGGCGACCGTCCCCGGCATCCAGGTCGCCCAAAACCCCGGACGCCGAGCCGCAGGCCGAGGCCTCACCCAGTCCCACGTCGACCAAATGGCCGGCTACGACAACAACACCTACAACCGCCTCATCAACGGCAAAATCCACAACCCCAGCTTCAAGCTCCTCCGCGCCTACGCCAACGCACTCCGCCTTACCGAGCAAGAGTGGGTGGCCATGTGCCGCTACGCCCGCGGCGACGACCCCAACAGCCGCCTCCACCCCCGCTCAGGCCTCGAAGTGCCCGGCATGTGGAAGGACGTCATCGACGGCAGCCGGCACATGGCGTACATCACCGACCAGTCGTACAACCTCCTCGCCCACAACGAGCCTTTCGTCAGCCTGTTCGCCCACCAGCAACCGCCGCCGAACATGATGGAGTGGATGTTGCTGTCCGATGAGGCACGCACCACCCTCACGGGCTGGAAGACCGTCTGGACGCCGTACGTCCTGCCACAGCTACGCGGAGCGCGCGCCATCCTGCCCGACGACGAAACCCTCGCCCGCATCGAGGACGCCGTCATCAAGGACACCGAATGCGGACCGCTGTACGAGGAGCGCTCCACCGCCCAGGTCCACCCCGACGGGCAGGAACGCCCCCTCCTCCACCCCACGCTCGGGCCGTGCTGGGTGCAGATCTGCGCGGCAGAGCCCCTGTCCAGCCCCAACGCCCGGGTCATGTTCGTGAAGCTGAACCCCGGCGCCGACCCCTCACAGATACGCCGCCCCTACCTACGAGCCGCGGCTTGA
- a CDS encoding type III polyketide synthase: MPVHVTRPTIDHPNHWATTDDICDNITQHHPDHPKLGTVLRVIRNTGVQRRALHHPLESEQISGSLGVADRNQQAWDDASSLAETAAERALEEAGLQPSDITAIVTSNTTSWAAPGLDVHLVEQLRLRPDARRIALATVGCIGGAQALTRAADLVAAHPGARVLVVVSEALSTIYHHGDTSMESMIYKALFGDAASACIVTADQLQPGMRIDDTWEYLLPHSRERYWGRIDEAGIHFDSTRAATTAPTDAMPALRDWLKQHDGLAPAFAVIHAGGPAILNAAQKGLGLTAAQLTHSWASLAQVGNLGGASVLDVLRRTHDTPPADGDRGVTLAYGPGFATTALTGTWVS, translated from the coding sequence ATGCCCGTGCACGTCACCCGCCCCACCATCGACCATCCCAACCACTGGGCCACGACCGACGACATCTGCGACAACATCACCCAGCACCACCCCGACCACCCCAAACTCGGGACCGTGCTGCGCGTCATCCGCAACACCGGCGTCCAACGCCGTGCACTCCACCACCCCCTGGAATCCGAGCAGATATCCGGCAGCCTGGGTGTCGCCGACCGCAACCAGCAGGCGTGGGACGACGCATCGAGCCTCGCCGAAACCGCCGCCGAGAGGGCCCTCGAGGAAGCCGGCCTCCAGCCGAGCGACATCACCGCGATCGTCACCAGCAACACCACCAGCTGGGCCGCCCCCGGCCTCGACGTCCACCTCGTCGAGCAGCTGCGCCTGCGCCCCGACGCCCGCCGCATCGCCCTCGCCACCGTCGGCTGTATTGGCGGCGCCCAGGCCCTCACCCGCGCCGCGGACCTCGTCGCCGCGCACCCGGGCGCCCGCGTCCTTGTCGTCGTGTCCGAGGCCCTGTCCACGATCTACCACCACGGGGACACGTCGATGGAGTCGATGATCTACAAGGCGTTGTTCGGAGACGCCGCCTCTGCCTGCATCGTCACCGCCGACCAGCTCCAGCCGGGCATGCGCATCGACGACACCTGGGAATATCTCCTCCCCCACTCCCGCGAACGCTACTGGGGCCGCATCGACGAGGCGGGCATTCACTTCGACTCCACCCGCGCCGCGACCACCGCACCCACTGACGCCATGCCCGCCCTGCGTGACTGGCTCAAGCAGCACGACGGCCTCGCCCCGGCCTTCGCGGTCATCCACGCCGGCGGACCCGCCATCCTCAACGCCGCCCAGAAAGGCCTCGGCCTCACCGCGGCACAGCTCACCCACTCCTGGGCCAGCCTCGCGCAGGTGGGCAACCTCGGCGGCGCCTCCGTCCTCGACGTGCTGCGCCGCACCCACGACACCCCACCAGCCGACGGGGACCGCGGCGTCACGCTCGCCTACGGGCCAGGGTTCGCCACCACCGCACTCACCGGCACCTGGGTCAGCTGA
- a CDS encoding nuclease-related domain-containing protein, producing MIAGQSAAAWGREQGRLRWWQHLVAAVGVETPEMGRKRRHRERCAAGSVGEKRTHAMLQPLLREGWHVLPDRRVGRSANVDHVLVGRDGQVFTLDSKLWAARDEEGQPRVVRLVGGRLMHGGADRDRQVDTALWETREVSKALGGVPVTPLIVVHNAPVDGAGFRVRGVALFPADRLLELLRANVGPADPAGAELLARLAAIRLPSYT from the coding sequence GTGATCGCGGGACAGTCTGCGGCCGCGTGGGGCCGCGAGCAGGGGCGTCTGCGGTGGTGGCAGCACCTGGTGGCCGCGGTGGGTGTGGAGACGCCGGAGATGGGCCGCAAGCGCCGCCACAGGGAGCGCTGCGCAGCGGGCTCGGTCGGGGAGAAGCGCACCCACGCCATGCTCCAACCGCTGCTGCGCGAGGGCTGGCATGTGCTGCCGGACCGGCGCGTGGGGCGGTCGGCGAACGTCGACCACGTGCTGGTCGGGCGGGACGGGCAGGTGTTCACGCTGGACTCGAAGCTGTGGGCTGCGCGGGACGAAGAAGGTCAGCCGCGGGTGGTGCGCCTCGTCGGTGGCCGGCTGATGCACGGCGGCGCCGACCGGGACCGGCAGGTCGATACGGCGCTGTGGGAGACGAGGGAGGTGTCGAAGGCGCTGGGTGGTGTGCCGGTGACGCCGCTGATCGTGGTGCACAACGCCCCGGTAGACGGCGCAGGGTTCCGCGTGCGCGGCGTCGCCCTGTTTCCCGCGGACCGGCTGCTGGAGCTGCTGCGGGCCAACGTCGGACCGGCGGATCCGGCCGGGGCGGAACTCCTGGCCAGGTTGGCGGCGATCCGGCTACCGTCGTACACGTAA
- a CDS encoding RusA family crossover junction endodeoxyribonuclease: protein MTLTAPEPTAPTWDHRAAIVIHGEPAGQGAISFNGKGRGARHTNEKRLKPWRRAIILATRDTTGCHGYTDWGGICLTCRVAKDQHGLYANTPTAVEITITVPKPKSAPKRRRTWPITRSSSDIDHHARACLDSLSEAGVIRDDSQITELAIRKVYPGEHPEALDQPGAIIRLYTLAGAPE, encoded by the coding sequence GTGACCCTCACCGCCCCCGAGCCCACGGCACCCACCTGGGACCACCGAGCCGCCATCGTCATCCACGGCGAACCCGCCGGCCAAGGAGCCATCAGCTTCAACGGCAAAGGCCGCGGAGCCCGCCACACCAACGAAAAACGCCTCAAGCCCTGGCGCCGAGCAATCATCCTCGCCACCCGCGACACCACCGGATGCCACGGCTACACCGACTGGGGCGGCATCTGCCTCACCTGCCGAGTAGCCAAAGACCAACACGGCCTCTACGCCAACACCCCCACCGCCGTAGAGATCACCATCACCGTCCCCAAGCCGAAGAGCGCACCGAAGCGGCGCCGCACCTGGCCCATCACCCGATCATCCAGCGACATCGACCACCACGCCCGCGCCTGCCTCGACTCCCTCTCCGAAGCCGGCGTCATCCGCGACGACTCCCAGATCACCGAACTCGCCATCCGCAAGGTCTACCCCGGCGAACACCCCGAAGCCCTCGACCAGCCGGGCGCGATCATCCGCCTCTACACCCTCGCAGGAGCCCCCGAATGA
- a CDS encoding helix-turn-helix transcriptional regulator, with translation MTVPVQVGPSPTSGGPAPHKARGCRHRPLDSRFPITRRELELLRLAANGNTNEMIARHLGITKDTVNGTLRKSYLKLGARDRTHAVAIALIRGLIEPKDVAGVQMLPGRMSVHAA, from the coding sequence GTGACTGTTCCTGTGCAGGTGGGTCCGTCGCCGACCAGCGGCGGGCCCGCACCCCACAAGGCCAGGGGATGCCGTCACCGGCCTCTCGACTCCCGTTTCCCGATAACCCGTCGTGAGCTGGAGCTTCTGCGCCTCGCCGCGAACGGCAACACCAACGAGATGATCGCCCGGCACCTGGGCATCACGAAGGACACCGTCAACGGGACGCTGCGCAAGTCGTACCTGAAGCTCGGAGCCCGGGACCGCACCCACGCTGTGGCAATCGCCCTGATCCGGGGGCTGATTGAGCCGAAGGATGTTGCTGGCGTGCAGATGCTGCCGGGCCGGATGTCGGTCCACGCAGCGTGA
- a CDS encoding WhiB family transcriptional regulator has translation MSTPTVYTGRTTGQAAHPRTDATKPFRPDCLRQPPQLWDDEASASDQEEARGYCLECPLFTQCLSSAMTSEQGNVSRSSMKAGLGAGDRSWLQRSSRRYGPYDAEEARLLALESVLSGRPLTEIAEREGVGGVTLKLASRILPKRPDSRIEQIAAYRRQGLGWAAIDVQMGLASRTTLDYVAKWRHSAVKRGETVPEELLVKRRPFTDEQVVAIRRRSAAGASDYSLAKELGVCRRTISAIATGVSYRDVGGPIRSSVSEAVAV, from the coding sequence ATGAGCACCCCGACCGTCTACACCGGCCGCACTACGGGACAGGCCGCACACCCCCGAACCGATGCCACCAAGCCCTTCCGGCCAGACTGCCTCCGCCAGCCCCCGCAACTGTGGGACGACGAAGCCTCCGCGAGCGATCAGGAGGAAGCCCGGGGCTACTGCCTGGAATGCCCACTGTTCACCCAGTGCCTTTCGTCTGCGATGACGTCGGAGCAGGGGAACGTGTCGCGCAGCAGCATGAAGGCCGGCCTGGGTGCGGGGGACCGTTCCTGGTTGCAGCGTTCGTCGCGCCGGTACGGGCCGTACGACGCCGAGGAGGCCCGGCTGCTGGCTTTGGAGTCTGTGCTGTCGGGGCGGCCGCTGACTGAGATCGCCGAGCGTGAGGGTGTAGGTGGCGTGACGTTGAAGCTTGCGTCGCGGATCCTGCCGAAGAGGCCGGATTCCCGCATCGAGCAGATCGCGGCGTACCGCAGACAAGGCCTGGGCTGGGCCGCGATCGACGTGCAGATGGGGCTCGCTTCCCGGACGACGCTCGACTACGTCGCGAAGTGGCGTCACTCCGCCGTCAAGCGCGGCGAGACGGTTCCGGAGGAGCTGCTGGTGAAGCGGCGCCCGTTCACGGATGAGCAGGTTGTCGCGATCCGTCGGCGATCGGCTGCTGGTGCGAGTGATTACTCGCTGGCCAAGGAGCTCGGGGTCTGCCGTAGGACGATCAGTGCGATCGCTACGGGTGTGTCGTACCGCGACGTTGGCGGCCCGATCCGTTCGAGCGTTTCTGAGGCGGTGGCGGTGTGA
- a CDS encoding DNA-binding transcriptional regulator — MTDYTDPPGMPEDERMTDAELRVVREYLNVTPEWLGQHLGVSARTVRHWEAGKYAIPDGVRLEVEDLERRTGEFVGGIVDQLMDTPEPGAVTYRTDEEYHAAHPEVPFPAAWHRAVVARVAQEVPALRIAYASDVEVASGSAPQAARGRELRNGAV, encoded by the coding sequence ATGACCGACTACACCGACCCGCCCGGCATGCCGGAGGACGAGCGGATGACGGACGCCGAACTGCGCGTGGTCCGCGAGTACCTGAACGTCACCCCGGAGTGGCTCGGACAGCACCTGGGCGTGTCCGCCCGCACCGTGCGGCACTGGGAGGCTGGCAAGTACGCCATCCCCGACGGCGTCCGACTTGAGGTGGAGGATCTGGAGCGGCGCACCGGCGAGTTCGTGGGCGGCATCGTCGACCAGTTGATGGACACGCCGGAACCGGGGGCAGTGACCTACCGGACGGATGAGGAGTACCACGCCGCGCATCCGGAGGTCCCGTTTCCCGCGGCGTGGCACCGGGCGGTGGTGGCCCGCGTCGCCCAGGAGGTGCCGGCGCTGCGCATCGCCTACGCGTCCGACGTGGAAGTGGCGTCCGGCTCGGCGCCACAGGCGGCGCGCGGACGAGAACTGCGCAACGGAGCCGTCTAG